From Lagenorhynchus albirostris chromosome 15, mLagAlb1.1, whole genome shotgun sequence, one genomic window encodes:
- the ITPRIPL2 gene encoding inositol 1,4,5-trisphosphate receptor-interacting protein-like 2 — protein sequence MSVHYTLNLRVFWPLVTGLCTALVCLYHVLRGSGDARTEPPEGADGGFPLLKVAVLLLLGYILLRCRHAVRQRFLPGSSRLGGHSAFSPRHLGEPSLDILLESYYEHEVRLSPHVLGHSKAHVSRIVGELVRAGRARGSPGPIPGGALALAFRGDFIQVGSAYEQHKIRRPDGFDVLVPLRLPPLVALEPRSLGAEPALAPAFHGCFVCALKAPPGASGGHWLRDCKAFADGFCVDVRGRRHLSATLVLRWFQSHLQRSLATVRYSLEGRCRVSLTPGGLEQPPTLHVLPCRTDYGCCRLSMAVRLIPAVHLGDSVFLVAPPLPPSPVGPLSELPGGLRADALWGVNTARQEQKLLSWLQERAPPGACYLKCLQLLKALRDLGARGLDPTAATQWGRILSSYVLKTVLLAALLRQGAPTEGWDEAHLGERLEELVQFLRDCLLRRRTLFHCLLGPGGAAAEVGPLPKVLREATPVDLLATFDRQARELAAARLLSTWRRLPQLLRAYGGPRYLARCPPPRNQRPQGFPEDEP from the coding sequence ATGTCGGTGCACTACACCCTGAATCTGCGCGTCTTCTGGCCCCTGGTGACTGGCCTGTGCACCGCCCTCGTGTGCCTCTACCATGTCCTGCGGGGAAGCGGGGACGCCCGGACCGAGCCCCCCGAAGGCGCGGACGGCGGCTTCCCGCTGCTCAAGGTGGCCGTCCTGCTACTCCTCGGCTACATCCTCCTGCGCTGTCGCCACGCTGTCCGGCAGCGCTTCCTGCCGGGGTCTTCCCGCCTGGGGGGCCACTCCGCCTTCTCTCCTAGACACTTAGGAGAGCCCAGCCTCGACATCTTGCTGGAGAGTTATTACGAGCACGAGGTGCGCCTGTCGCCGCACGTGCTGGGCCACAGCAAAGCACACGTGAGCCGGATCGTGGGCGAGCTGGTGCGGGCTGGCCGCGCCCGAGGGTCCCCAGGCCCCATCCCCGGGGGAGCGCTGGCCTTGGCCTTTCGCGGAGATTTCATCCAGGTAGGCAGTGCCTACGAGCAGCATAAAATCCGCCGGCCCGACGGCTTCGACGTGCTGGTGCCGCTGCGCCTCCCTCCCCTGGTGGCGCTGGAGCCGCGGAGCCTGGGCGCGGAGCCCGCGCTGGCCCCAGCCTTCCACGGCTGCTTCGTGTGCGCACTGAAGGCGCCGCCAGGGGCTTCCGGGGGCCACTGGCTCCGGGACTGCAAAGCCTTCGCCGACGGCTTCTGCGTGGATGTGCGCGGGCGGCGCCATCTCTCGGCTACGCTGGTACTGCGCTGGTTTCAGTCGCACCTGCAGCGCTCCCTGGCCACCGTGCGCTACAGCCTGGAGGGGCGTTGTCGGGTCAGCCTGACCCCAGGCGGCCTGGAGCAGCCCCCTACCCTACACGTCCTCCCCTGCCGCACCGATTACGGCTGCTGCCGCCTTTCCATGGCCGTGCGTCTCATCCCTGCCGTCCACTTGGGCGACAGCGTCTTCCTGGTGGCCCCACCACTGCCACCCTCACCCGTCGGGCCCCTGTCGGAGCTCCCGGGAGGCCTGCGCGCCGATGCACTGTGGGGTGTGAACACGGCGCGCCAGGAGCAGAAGCTGCTGAGCTGGCTGCAGGAAAGGGCCCCTCCAGGTGCCTGCTACCTCAAGTGCCTGCAGTTGCTTAAAGCTCTGCGAGACCTGGGCGCCCGCGGGCTGGACCCGACGGCCGCCACCCAGTGGGGACGCATCCTATCCTCATACGTGCTCAAGACAGTGCTGCTGGCGGCGCTGCTACGCCAGGGGGCTCCCACAGAAGGCTGGGACGAGGCGCACCTGGGCGAGCGCTTGGAAGAGCTAGTACAGTTCCTCAGGGATTGCCTGCTGCGACGCCGTACACTCTTCCACTGCCTCCTGGGCCCTGGAGGGGCGGCCGCCGAGGTGGGCCCACTGCCCAAGGTACTGCGTGAAGCCACCCCGGTTGACCTCCTGGCCACTTTCGACAGGCAGGCCCGGGAACTCGCAGCGGCACGGTTGCTGTCCACGTGGCGAAGGCTGCCCCAGCTTCTCCGGGCCTATGGGGGTCCCCGCTACCTTGCCAGGTGTCCCCCACCCCGGAATCAGCGCCCCCAGGGGTTCCCTGAAGATGAACCTTAA